One window of Dermacentor andersoni chromosome 7, qqDerAnde1_hic_scaffold, whole genome shotgun sequence genomic DNA carries:
- the LOC129385676 gene encoding uncharacterized protein, which translates to MLLERIPVLSKKTRGKAARFMLRCISRVEQRRASSLKTFLQELGLSWPHRSAATRPQLFDIFVRASLHFGMPLFWAVYIGRHPLLPLENTIYMTLDPSFKKWVHDMDVLTARGKESEHLRRGAEVIGGEGQSYSFMIHHVLQAHADLSDLANRFFGEHRLPEFHSLTDPDLRRALNGYLPDESQLWPEDEIINLQPKFFHNLDNMYLSESVLQERLNLFLGAYAVWMLSPFASGYLTSSLLADMGHKNAESIYRCFKCFEALEAVMPLVKFHLHRSAADDIKPLRSIARLSTRSLRACLRNYGESEEKNVAAILQHITLNAFNMTSTWRMLDDMYAYLPSEPDVPTFFELYRRAAMATATFFTRSLRRPKHSIYHVPGIIKNRQYRLLTSREASIEYFLAAAPLYGTWQPATVLSALSGTIISVQLATFIRFTLFFSSRFHVSTISFHENKLQYLVK; encoded by the coding sequence GTGGAGCAACGGCGTGCGTCGAGTCTCAAGACCTTCCTCCAGGAGCTGGGACTTTCGTGGCCACACCGGTCTGCCGCAACGCGTCCACAGCTTTTCGACATCTTCGTGCGGGCCTCGCTGCATTTTGGCATGCCTCTCTTCTGGGCGGTCTACATCGGCCGCCATCCGCTGCTACCGTTGGAGAACACCATATACATGACGCTCGATCCAAGTTTCAAGAAATGGGTTCACGATATGGACGTGCTCACCGCCAGGGGGAAAGAGAGCGAGCACCTCAGGCGTGGCGCTGAGGTCATCGGCGGCGAAGGCCAGTCGTACTCCTTCATGATACATCATGTGCTGCAGGCGCACGCGGACCTCAGCGACCTTGCGAACCGTTTCTTTGGCGAGCACCGGCTGCCAGAGTTCCACAGTCTCACCGACCCAGACCTGCGCAGGGCACTGAACGGATACCTTCCTGATGAGTCGCAGCTCTGGCCCGAGGACGAGATAATTAACCTTCAGCCCAAGTTCTTCCACAACCTTGACAACATGTACCTGAGCGAAAGCGTGCTCCAGGAGCGCTTGAATCTGTTCCTGGGCGCATACGCCGTGTGGATGCTGTCGCCATTTGCGTCCGGCTACTTGACTTCGAGCTTGCTTGCCGACATGGGGCACAAAAACGCCGAATCCATCTACCGTTGCTTCAAGTGCTTCGAAGCCCTGGAGGCTGTTATGCCACTAGTCAAGTTCCACCTCCATAGAAGCGCTGCTGACGATATTAAACCCTTGAGGAGCATCGCTCGGTTATCCACGCGCTCTTTGAGGGCATGTCTGCGAAACTACGGCGAGTCGGAAGAGAAGAATGTGGCCGCCATATTGCAGCATATTACACTGAACGCTTTCAACATGACCAGCACGTGGCGAATGCTCGACGACATGTACGCCTACCTTCCTAGCGAGCCCGACGTGCCTACTTTCTTCGAGCTGTACCGCAGAGCTGCCATGGCGACCGCCACGTTCTTCACGCGATCTCTACGCCGACCAAAGCACAGTATCTACCACGTACCAGGAATCATAAAAAACCGACAGTACCGTCTGTTGACGAGCCGGGAAGCGTCGATAGAATACTTTTTAGCAGCTGCACCGCTCTATGGGACTTGGCAACCAGCAACAGTCCTTTCGGCACTTTCTGGAACAATCATCTCTGTGCAGCTGGCCACCTTTATTCGGTTTACCCTGTTTTTCAGCAGCCGTTTTCACGTGAGTACCATTTCGTTCCACGAGAACAAGCTTCAGTATCTAGTAAAGTGA
- the LOC140219304 gene encoding uncharacterized protein, which translates to MANESLPNASMYEIHEVAQTSFAAHAASYIQWMAEWRPASAGGGDETTLELDRLFFYLVCYSQCGTEERERLKKMAACNVALPAAPRFRKAFNCSPQHRLVTDFTWPEPLVTATAEPS; encoded by the exons ATGGCTAACGAGTCCCTGCCCAATGCCAGCATGTACGAAATCCACGAGGTGGCCCAGACGAGCTTCGCGGCGCACGCTGCCAGTTACATTCAGTGGATGGCCGAGTGGCGCCCCGCCTCGGCAGGTGGCGGAGATGAAACCACGCTCGAACTGGACAGGCTCTTTTTCTACCTCGTCTGCTACTCGCAGTGCGGGACAGAGGAGCGTGAGCGTCTCAAGAAA ATGGCCGCCTGCAACGTTGCCCTGCCGGCGGCGCCCCGTTTCCGGAAGGCGTTCAACTGCAGCCCTCAACACCGACTTGTCACGGACTTCACGTGGCCCGAACCCCTAGTGACTGCGACCGCAGAGCCCTCTTAG